One region of Wyeomyia smithii strain HCP4-BCI-WySm-NY-G18 chromosome 3, ASM2978416v1, whole genome shotgun sequence genomic DNA includes:
- the LOC129728688 gene encoding uncharacterized protein LOC129728688 translates to MSTAELACEAHFLFTYQRNETGRFIVKLPFKENLSQLGNCRSVALKRCLMLEKRLIRNPELQTQYVSFIREYESLGHCREVAESEDEPNQQMYNLPHHAVLRPSSSSTKCRVVFDASAKSSPLELSLNDVLQIGPVVQNDLYHDSLRLRFRTFRVAFTADISKMYRQILAAPSDRRILRIFWREKPSLPLRVLE, encoded by the coding sequence ATGTCAACAGCCGAGCTGGCATGTGAGGCACATTTTCTTTTCACCTACCAGCGTAATGAAACAGGAAGATTTATTGTCAAGCTACCATTCAAGGAGAATCTTTCCCAGCTGGGTAATTGTCGTTCCGTGGCCTTGAAGCGATGTCTCATGCTGGAGAAACGATTGATTCGAAACCCTGAGCTGCAAACCCAGTACGTGAGTTTCATCCGGGAATATGAGTCTTTAGGTCATTGTCGTGAGGTAGCCGAATCGGAGGACGAACCAAACCAACAAATGTATAACCTCCCGCACCATGCAGTACTGCGGCCGTCCAGCTCGAGCACTAAATGTCGTGTCGTGTTCGACGCAAGCGCAAAATCTTCACCCTTGGAACTTTCCCTTAATGATGTACTCCAGATCGGCCCAGTAGTACAAAACGACTTATACCACGATTCGCTACGTTTACGATTCCGTACGTTTAGAGTTGCCTTCACCGCAGAcatttcaaaaatgtaccgcCAGATACTCGCAGCTCCATCGGACCGTCGTATTTTGAGAATTTTCTGGAGAGAAAAGCCGTCGTTACCTTTGCGTGTTTTGGAATAG